A part of Myxococcus landrumus genomic DNA contains:
- a CDS encoding RNA polymerase sigma factor has translation MMGAGVRATMDDGQHQQFDAFARSRRPGLLRLARRLCVGGGIEAEDLVQETLERAYRNFDRLVTENPSAVSVWLSTTLSNRFLDHCRRRRTEVLGAPSLRVVQTPEVSGEPTPMEQWEQVTREDFLRAIEQLRPPQIREAYRLHVAGLRYRAIAEQLDAPEGTVGRWLSEARKALRELLSGGASSGEGRARP, from the coding sequence ATGATGGGTGCAGGGGTTCGCGCCACGATGGACGACGGGCAGCACCAACAGTTCGATGCTTTCGCCCGCTCGAGACGGCCGGGCTTGCTGCGTCTTGCCCGGCGTTTGTGTGTCGGGGGAGGCATCGAAGCCGAGGACCTGGTGCAGGAGACGCTGGAGCGTGCCTACCGGAACTTTGACCGGTTGGTGACGGAGAACCCCAGCGCGGTGAGCGTGTGGTTGAGCACCACACTGAGCAACCGTTTCCTGGACCACTGCCGTCGCAGGCGCACGGAAGTCCTGGGCGCTCCGTCGCTGCGTGTCGTGCAGACGCCGGAGGTGTCTGGAGAGCCCACACCCATGGAGCAGTGGGAGCAGGTGACCCGCGAGGACTTCCTGCGCGCCATCGAACAGCTGCGTCCTCCTCAGATTCGGGAGGCGTACCGGCTCCATGTGGCCGGGCTTCGGTATCGCGCCATCGCCGAGCAGTTGGATGCCCCCGAGGGAACGGTGGGCCGGTGGCTCAGTGAGGCGCGCAAGGCGCTGCGGGAGTTGCTGTCCGGAGGCGCCTCCTCGGGCGAGGGCAGGGCCAGACCATGA
- a CDS encoding DUF3142 domain-containing protein — translation MSTAPWTWTRHHTAFVSLGLCLVLACTRPPAPPPEHDVYVWQRDWSAELEQSLTELPAELGTLRVLARERSGPTRAPMTVAVDVEALAKTRREVVAVMRVEGTTPLDDVSLQEIASIARDWKARGVRVRGVEVDHDCATASLPAYAEWLTRERRELGDLSLSITALPTWATSPKLEALTAVPDDVIVQVHAIRAPTLFTPEQARGFIESWAKATPHPFRVALPTYRVRLREGGLLDSEPREVARFLAQLHERPVRGVKGLVWFRLGHRGDVDSWSLPTLTTVLKREPLTPKLEPRLVDVGGGTLDIVIENTGRVDGEAPARLTLSGRLEILDGVGGYAPRGTSLVARTPPRLRAGERRVVGFVRGTEVTLVAP, via the coding sequence ATGAGCACCGCACCTTGGACCTGGACGCGCCATCACACGGCCTTCGTGAGCCTCGGGCTCTGCCTTGTCCTCGCATGCACGCGCCCTCCCGCGCCGCCCCCCGAACATGACGTCTATGTCTGGCAACGCGACTGGAGCGCGGAGCTCGAACAATCCCTGACGGAGCTGCCGGCCGAGCTGGGCACCCTGCGAGTCCTGGCCCGCGAGCGCTCCGGGCCCACGCGCGCTCCGATGACGGTGGCCGTGGATGTCGAAGCCCTCGCGAAGACCCGCCGCGAGGTCGTGGCGGTGATGCGCGTGGAAGGAACCACGCCGCTCGATGATGTCTCCCTTCAGGAAATCGCGAGCATCGCCCGGGACTGGAAGGCGCGCGGCGTGCGAGTCCGAGGCGTGGAGGTGGACCACGACTGCGCGACCGCGTCCCTGCCCGCCTATGCGGAGTGGCTCACGCGCGAGCGCCGCGAGCTCGGGGACCTGTCGCTGTCCATCACCGCGCTGCCCACCTGGGCCACCTCTCCGAAGCTGGAGGCGCTGACGGCCGTCCCCGATGACGTCATCGTGCAGGTCCACGCCATCCGCGCCCCCACCCTCTTCACCCCCGAGCAGGCGCGAGGCTTCATCGAGTCCTGGGCCAAGGCCACGCCCCACCCCTTCCGCGTCGCGCTGCCCACGTACCGCGTGAGGCTGCGTGAAGGGGGGCTCCTCGACTCCGAGCCGCGAGAGGTCGCCCGCTTCCTGGCCCAACTGCACGAGCGTCCGGTGAGGGGCGTGAAGGGCCTCGTGTGGTTCCGGCTCGGTCACCGGGGCGACGTCGACTCCTGGAGCCTCCCCACGCTCACGACGGTGCTGAAGCGCGAGCCCCTCACGCCAAAGCTGGAGCCCCGGCTGGTGGATGTCGGCGGCGGCACGCTCGACATCGTCATCGAGAACACGGGCCGCGTGGACGGCGAGGCGCCCGCGCGCCTCACCCTTTCTGGAAGACTCGAGATCCTCGATGGCGTGGGCGGCTATGCCCCGCGGGGGACCTCACTCGTGGCGCGCACGCCTCCCCGCCTGCGCGCTGGCGAGCGCCGCGTCGTCGGCTTCGTGCGGGGAACCGAGGTGACACTTGTGGCTCCGTAG
- a CDS encoding CHAT domain-containing protein, whose translation MNELCGRLESFIDGELAPVDAENFRHHLTRCHACETRMKELLALALLADDALHSTGDGTLFVPARLHLLKRRRTWMMVVPLALAAGLAAWVLVSRTGSEPASSELWLGQSPGRTLEARLTYPSADRHRPYEVMRSGGDKPRALSLRELAKLEEAGDERGIASAYLLRGDAAQARAFLDRLPASPDQDSDQAVLLLQQGEPEQALTLLDRALKQRPQHPQALWNRGLALKALGLSLQAAEAFERVSALKEPGWSEEAARRAAELRHQEQEKRKEWKGAKEACDRMVAGGAPLSQGLAARHPGLSRLCFYDALRAATSTERVDALRPLARQLDAVDGGSHLDEALQRISRADLGARKPFAADYVRLTRGELPPPALDALIVKLREARHQDLLLGTLLFLRDSRQFEEEYRSLALGTKDPWFALLAEERQARADIQRGQTPRARTRLTEALRGCGPESRFNYRCLELQRNLALVERQLHRPVESRAHALAALERARASREWTKEWRLLQELGQAALFHGDVSLARAYLEETIQRLPERCEDHESAYANLALAFYRTLDFTGAREQLDRAARCGQPPSLARAFVIADLAHTQERRIEDTAVLTRGLEALRAVPSRLETAGESAMLRHIEGRFFVEQDRNRGQALLRQAIDEAAPLLGSDVNARKARVYSFTSLILDAARHGEFERALALFTEERGLPRAEQCVLGVTVDDERTALVARDAKGKLLGHYDTDRRERLESVEGLVPDALAEALRPCVTVNVLARPPVLGKPGLLPSDIAWAYQVGPSLEEAPGAPGPRLVVADVNAPSELRLPALRAWSPAQGDGAGLTLLKGASATPSQVLRAMRDAAEVQIHAHGVVDPNVVDGSLLVLSPEEQGGRYALTAGDLQGHPLQGRPVVLLAACHAAHSKAYFHETFGLPVAFVESGARAVLAATQEIPDAEASDFFEPVLARIREGLPAARVLRDARQDWLRSRGSPWVRQVLLFE comes from the coding sequence ATGAACGAGTTGTGCGGCAGGCTGGAGTCTTTCATCGACGGGGAGCTGGCACCGGTGGACGCGGAGAACTTCCGCCACCACCTGACCCGCTGCCACGCGTGCGAGACCCGGATGAAGGAACTGCTCGCGCTGGCGCTCCTCGCGGACGACGCCCTCCACTCCACGGGTGACGGGACGCTCTTCGTTCCAGCGCGGCTCCACCTCCTCAAGCGGCGCAGAACCTGGATGATGGTGGTGCCGCTGGCGCTGGCCGCGGGCCTGGCGGCGTGGGTGCTCGTCTCGCGGACAGGTTCGGAGCCGGCCTCCTCCGAGCTGTGGCTGGGCCAGTCCCCCGGGCGGACGCTCGAGGCCCGGTTGACGTACCCGAGCGCGGACCGGCACCGTCCCTACGAGGTGATGCGCAGCGGGGGCGACAAGCCCCGCGCGCTGTCCCTGCGGGAGCTGGCGAAGCTGGAGGAAGCGGGAGATGAGCGAGGCATCGCGTCCGCGTACCTGTTGCGGGGAGACGCGGCCCAGGCGCGAGCGTTCCTCGACCGGCTGCCCGCATCGCCGGACCAGGACTCGGACCAGGCGGTGCTCCTGCTTCAGCAAGGCGAGCCCGAACAGGCGCTGACCCTGCTGGACCGCGCGCTGAAGCAGCGGCCCCAGCATCCGCAGGCCCTGTGGAATCGGGGGCTGGCGCTGAAGGCGCTGGGGCTCTCGCTGCAAGCGGCGGAGGCGTTCGAGCGCGTGTCCGCGCTGAAGGAGCCCGGCTGGAGCGAGGAGGCCGCGCGGCGCGCCGCGGAGTTACGGCACCAGGAGCAGGAGAAGCGCAAGGAGTGGAAGGGCGCGAAGGAGGCGTGCGACCGCATGGTGGCGGGGGGCGCGCCTCTCTCGCAGGGACTGGCGGCGCGGCACCCGGGCCTGTCCCGTCTGTGTTTCTACGATGCCCTGCGCGCGGCCACCTCCACCGAACGCGTGGACGCGCTGAGGCCCCTGGCCCGGCAGTTGGACGCGGTGGACGGTGGTTCGCATCTCGATGAGGCGCTCCAGCGCATCTCGCGGGCGGACCTGGGCGCGCGCAAGCCTTTCGCCGCGGACTATGTGCGGCTGACGCGAGGTGAGCTGCCTCCCCCGGCGCTGGACGCGTTGATTGTGAAGCTGCGCGAGGCCCGGCATCAGGACCTGCTGCTCGGCACGCTGCTGTTCTTGAGGGACTCGCGCCAGTTCGAGGAGGAGTACCGCTCGCTCGCGCTGGGCACGAAGGACCCGTGGTTCGCGCTGCTGGCGGAGGAGCGGCAGGCCCGGGCGGACATCCAACGCGGACAGACGCCTCGGGCGCGGACGCGGCTGACCGAGGCCCTTCGCGGGTGCGGTCCGGAGTCGCGCTTCAACTACCGTTGCCTGGAGCTTCAGCGGAACCTGGCGCTGGTGGAGCGGCAGCTCCACCGCCCCGTGGAGTCACGCGCGCATGCGCTGGCGGCGCTGGAGCGGGCCCGCGCCAGCCGGGAGTGGACCAAGGAGTGGCGGCTGCTCCAGGAGCTGGGCCAGGCGGCGCTGTTCCATGGCGATGTCTCACTGGCCCGCGCGTATCTGGAAGAGACCATCCAGCGCCTGCCGGAGCGCTGCGAGGACCATGAGTCGGCCTATGCCAACCTGGCGCTCGCCTTCTACCGGACGCTGGATTTCACGGGGGCCCGGGAGCAGTTGGACCGCGCGGCGCGGTGTGGACAGCCGCCATCGCTGGCGCGTGCCTTCGTCATCGCGGACCTGGCCCATACCCAGGAGCGCCGCATCGAGGACACCGCGGTCCTGACGCGCGGCCTGGAGGCGCTGCGCGCGGTGCCCTCGCGGCTGGAGACGGCGGGCGAGAGCGCGATGCTGCGCCACATCGAAGGCCGCTTCTTCGTCGAGCAGGACCGCAACCGCGGCCAGGCGCTCTTGAGGCAGGCCATCGACGAGGCGGCGCCGCTGCTGGGCTCGGACGTCAACGCGCGCAAGGCGCGTGTCTACAGCTTCACGTCGCTCATCCTCGATGCCGCGCGGCACGGCGAGTTCGAGCGGGCCCTGGCCCTCTTCACCGAGGAGCGAGGCCTGCCCCGCGCGGAGCAGTGTGTGCTGGGCGTGACGGTGGACGACGAGCGCACGGCGCTGGTGGCGCGGGATGCGAAGGGCAAGCTGCTGGGGCACTACGACACGGACCGGCGCGAGCGACTGGAGAGCGTGGAGGGCCTGGTGCCCGACGCGCTGGCCGAGGCCCTGCGGCCCTGTGTCACGGTGAACGTGCTGGCGCGCCCGCCCGTGTTGGGCAAGCCGGGACTGTTGCCCTCGGACATCGCGTGGGCGTACCAGGTGGGCCCCTCGCTGGAGGAGGCGCCGGGCGCGCCAGGTCCACGGCTGGTGGTGGCCGATGTGAATGCGCCCTCGGAGCTGCGGCTTCCGGCGCTGCGCGCGTGGAGTCCGGCGCAGGGAGATGGCGCGGGGCTCACGCTGTTGAAGGGGGCCTCCGCGACGCCCTCCCAGGTGCTTCGTGCGATGCGCGACGCCGCGGAGGTTCAGATTCATGCGCACGGCGTGGTGGACCCGAACGTGGTGGACGGTTCGCTGCTGGTCCTCTCGCCCGAGGAGCAGGGAGGGCGGTATGCACTGACGGCCGGGGACCTCCAGGGGCATCCGCTTCAGGGCAGGCCCGTGGTGCTCCTGGCGGCGTGTCACGCGGCGCACAGCAAGGCGTACTTCCATGAGACCTTCGGGCTTCCCGTGGCCTTTGTCGAATCCGGCGCGCGAGCGGTGCTCGCCGCCACGCAAGAGATTCCCGATGCCGAGGCGTCGGACTTCTTCGAACCGGTGCTGGCGCGCATTCGCGAGGGGCTCCCCGCCGCCCGAGTCCTTCGCGATGCACGGCAGGACTGGCTTCGCAGCCGGGGAAGCCCCTGGGTTCGCCAGGTGCTTCTCTTCGAATAG
- a CDS encoding AAA family ATPase, giving the protein MHNVVTEGRSASPEDDSVRELHVEYDDAPPPSPARAPAPTPEDLPRSPNPLLALSRARGRGAKPPPPPEAAPVARDVAAPGDVSTAERQAMQAAVATGKRREAWKPPAYLPEDLSEALLSERSQYRAKLLQDARQVSLQGPGVISLVPVPAADPDWSGGSLLGFLGEECVFGGDVVHLDFESGRVFAAPDHGDDVDRRALSADRWCYRPYDFAEALCTAASAYEERQPALAQALRRASGEEPAAVVRPQDAELSPTDRLWAQPWGCIWGPPGTGKTTAVADLIARALRAFPGERILAVAPTNRAADELVLRVSALLEREPIPLRPLARSIFRGGTGASDALAKLPTVTLEDTKGGKLRASIEERERELYLQRVRGGPAHELAKLQAELRGLRGKMKDPTLKEAEKGDCPLMVLTVHRALRLVSELEGKSTFARLVVDEAGMVTRAATALMAPLAERVTLAGDPKQIGPVSRAAEGAGRGSQKWLRGSGLSHLEDAVKDAARADVLLLRTQHRMHPDIARVVSHFCYGGALQDGDIVKARAQKAPPVPAFAETRAGWVVLDGLSREAKRLTHGRGETGSGYQRELSAELAVSLAREAVRAGLSVLCVTPYRAQAALLRRLGTSAGFRGDAFSASTIHRQQGTQYDVVLVDTVAGGRPFPPHTLVPMLNVAASRARDYLLVLASRDEARGATIPQRFLSLLPRLRVHPGSPLRLEAMPLPQKPAPPPPPPPSAPTSLGGEIEGARPTRPLFTQEQVSLFERRFDDGHHLVRGVAGSGKTYVLAHWVARYLLEHEDTRVLVSFYNRALAPLVDKLLVEAIVQRAGREHARALRARVTIKHVGALRRVEPASFDGVFVDEAQDMDALALAMLHALVRPHVSQDGREIRCLQLFMDDSQNVYGQVPIDALKEQLPEGLSFRGRTRVLKETFRATRDILDVAFNVVLDPMRQHGTSDPGMREYMKAGELAREGLLWLPEETLEGLYRVQSTERAGVLPQVRGFASGASEARQVAKEVARLIREEGVHPGDILVVAPVMPSQYTDALNRAGVPAHAYGGKGGRDVTDFRVSGVDHVRATTVFSCKGHECPVVFFAGLDALDTVENWMAGAKERNARENERIRRAMFYVGATRAMKRQYLTGVKGARFLRVAASYVETLAGLVPS; this is encoded by the coding sequence ATGCACAACGTCGTCACCGAAGGGCGCTCTGCTTCGCCCGAGGATGACTCCGTCCGGGAGCTTCACGTCGAGTACGACGACGCACCTCCTCCCTCGCCCGCGCGGGCTCCCGCGCCGACCCCGGAGGACCTTCCGCGCTCGCCCAACCCGCTGCTGGCGCTGTCCCGCGCTCGCGGCCGGGGCGCGAAACCTCCTCCTCCCCCGGAGGCGGCTCCGGTGGCCCGGGACGTGGCGGCGCCCGGCGATGTCTCCACGGCCGAGCGTCAGGCGATGCAGGCCGCCGTCGCCACCGGCAAGCGCCGCGAGGCCTGGAAGCCTCCCGCCTATCTCCCGGAAGACCTGAGCGAAGCCCTCCTGTCCGAGCGCAGTCAGTACCGCGCCAAGCTGCTGCAGGACGCGCGACAGGTCAGTCTTCAGGGGCCCGGTGTCATCTCCCTGGTCCCCGTGCCCGCCGCCGACCCGGATTGGTCCGGGGGCTCGCTCCTGGGCTTCCTGGGCGAGGAATGTGTCTTCGGCGGCGACGTCGTCCACCTCGACTTCGAGTCCGGCCGCGTCTTCGCCGCCCCCGACCATGGCGATGACGTGGACCGCCGCGCGCTCTCCGCCGACCGCTGGTGCTATCGGCCCTACGACTTCGCCGAGGCCCTCTGCACCGCCGCCTCCGCCTACGAGGAACGCCAGCCCGCGCTCGCCCAGGCCCTGCGCCGCGCCAGTGGAGAAGAGCCCGCCGCCGTGGTGCGCCCCCAGGACGCGGAGCTGTCTCCCACCGACCGGCTCTGGGCCCAACCCTGGGGCTGCATCTGGGGTCCGCCCGGTACAGGCAAGACGACCGCCGTCGCCGACCTCATCGCCCGGGCCCTGCGCGCCTTCCCGGGCGAGCGCATCCTCGCGGTGGCGCCCACCAACCGCGCGGCGGATGAGCTGGTGTTGCGCGTCAGCGCGCTGCTCGAGCGCGAGCCCATTCCGCTTCGCCCCCTGGCCCGCAGCATCTTCCGGGGAGGCACGGGTGCCAGTGACGCACTGGCGAAGCTGCCCACTGTCACCCTGGAGGACACCAAGGGCGGCAAGCTGCGCGCGAGCATCGAGGAGCGCGAGCGCGAGCTGTACCTCCAGCGCGTCCGAGGCGGCCCCGCGCACGAGCTGGCCAAGCTCCAGGCCGAGCTTCGTGGCCTGCGCGGGAAGATGAAGGACCCCACGCTCAAGGAGGCGGAGAAGGGCGACTGTCCCCTCATGGTGCTCACCGTGCACCGCGCCTTGCGCCTCGTGTCGGAGCTGGAAGGCAAGAGCACCTTCGCGCGCCTCGTGGTGGACGAGGCCGGCATGGTCACTCGGGCCGCCACCGCGCTGATGGCGCCCCTCGCGGAGCGGGTGACGCTCGCGGGAGACCCCAAGCAGATTGGTCCCGTGAGCCGCGCCGCCGAGGGCGCTGGCCGTGGCTCGCAGAAGTGGCTGCGCGGCAGCGGCCTGTCTCATCTGGAAGACGCGGTGAAGGACGCCGCGCGCGCGGACGTGCTGCTGCTGCGCACCCAGCACCGCATGCATCCGGACATCGCCCGCGTCGTCAGCCACTTCTGCTACGGCGGTGCGCTTCAGGATGGCGACATCGTCAAGGCCCGCGCGCAGAAGGCGCCCCCCGTGCCCGCGTTCGCCGAGACGCGCGCGGGCTGGGTGGTGCTCGACGGCCTCAGCCGCGAGGCGAAGCGCCTCACCCACGGCCGGGGCGAGACAGGCTCCGGCTATCAGCGCGAGCTGTCCGCCGAGCTCGCCGTCTCCCTGGCGCGCGAAGCCGTGCGCGCGGGCTTGAGTGTCCTCTGCGTCACGCCGTACCGCGCGCAGGCCGCGCTCCTGCGCAGGCTGGGGACCTCCGCTGGATTCCGGGGCGATGCGTTCAGCGCCTCCACCATCCATCGCCAGCAGGGCACCCAGTACGACGTCGTGCTCGTGGACACCGTGGCCGGAGGCCGGCCTTTTCCTCCGCACACGCTGGTGCCCATGCTCAACGTGGCCGCCAGTCGCGCGCGTGACTACCTGCTCGTCCTCGCGTCTCGCGACGAGGCGCGGGGCGCCACGATTCCCCAGCGCTTCCTCTCGCTCCTGCCGCGTCTGCGCGTCCACCCCGGCTCTCCGCTGCGGCTGGAGGCCATGCCCCTGCCGCAGAAGCCCGCGCCGCCCCCGCCACCTCCGCCGAGCGCCCCCACCAGCCTGGGCGGAGAAATCGAAGGGGCGCGTCCCACCCGGCCGCTCTTCACCCAGGAGCAGGTGTCCCTCTTCGAGCGCCGCTTCGACGATGGCCACCACCTGGTGCGCGGTGTCGCCGGCAGCGGCAAGACGTATGTCCTGGCGCACTGGGTGGCGCGCTACCTGCTGGAGCACGAGGACACGCGAGTCCTCGTCTCGTTCTACAACCGCGCGCTCGCGCCGCTGGTGGACAAGTTGTTGGTGGAGGCCATCGTCCAGCGAGCGGGGCGCGAACACGCGCGTGCGCTGCGAGCCCGCGTCACCATCAAGCACGTGGGGGCCCTTCGCCGCGTGGAGCCCGCGTCCTTCGACGGCGTGTTCGTGGACGAGGCGCAGGACATGGATGCCCTCGCGCTCGCCATGCTCCACGCGCTGGTGCGTCCGCACGTGTCGCAGGACGGTCGGGAGATTCGCTGCCTCCAGTTGTTCATGGACGACTCGCAGAACGTCTACGGCCAGGTGCCCATCGACGCGCTCAAGGAGCAGCTCCCCGAGGGGCTCTCCTTCCGTGGCCGCACCCGGGTGTTGAAGGAGACCTTCCGTGCGACGCGAGACATCCTCGACGTCGCCTTCAACGTGGTGCTGGACCCGATGCGCCAGCACGGCACCAGCGACCCCGGCATGCGCGAGTACATGAAGGCCGGAGAGCTCGCCCGCGAGGGGCTCCTCTGGCTCCCCGAGGAGACGCTGGAGGGGCTGTATCGCGTGCAGTCCACGGAGCGCGCGGGCGTGCTGCCCCAGGTGCGCGGCTTCGCGTCGGGCGCGAGCGAGGCCCGGCAGGTGGCGAAGGAAGTGGCCCGGCTCATCCGCGAGGAGGGCGTCCACCCCGGAGACATCCTCGTTGTCGCGCCCGTGATGCCGTCGCAGTACACGGACGCGCTCAACCGCGCCGGCGTCCCCGCGCACGCCTATGGAGGGAAGGGCGGGCGGGATGTGACGGACTTCCGCGTCAGCGGCGTGGACCACGTCCGCGCCACGACGGTCTTCTCGTGCAAGGGGCATGAATGCCCCGTCGTCTTCTTCGCGGGGTTGGATGCGCTCGACACCGTGGAGAACTGGATGGCCGGCGCGAAGGAGCGCAACGCGCGCGAGAACGAGCGCATCCGCCGCGCCATGTTCTACGTGGGAGCCACCCGCGCGATGAAGCGGCAGTACCTCACCGGTGTGAAGGGCGCGCGCTTCCTGCGCGTGGCGGCTTCCTACGTGGAGACCCTCGCCGGACTCGTGCCCTCCTGA
- a CDS encoding YgiQ family radical SAM protein, translating to MALPTRYAHPFLPITRADMQARGWEQCDIIIVTGDAYVDHPAFGPVLIARFLEGRGFKVGLIPQPDWHSAEPFKALGPPRMFFGVAAGNLDSMLNRLTAQKKNRSEDQYSPGGRTNCRPDRATIVYAQRCREAYPDVPIILGGIEASLRRIAHFDYWSEKVRRSILFDAKADLLVFGMGERPIMEVADRMRQGERIEDIRDVRGTAYLINDEQMRAHEADPARRAADRKTVVLPSYEAVIADKQAFAVMSRDFQMETNPGNARALAQRHGNRAIFMNPPALPLEDGVGDTGAGQRTVAMDELYDLPFNRVPHPLYKNEGIPAYETVKHSIVLMRGCFGGCTFCSITEHEGRVIQSRSAESVLREVRALRRMGDFRGTITDLGGPTANMYKLKCKSEDIEKRCRKLSCVHPGVCENLQTDHGPLISLMKDVREEEGVKHVFIASGVRYDLAERSPEYVKELAAHHVGGQLSVAPEHVSPRVLEKMKKPGIESFERFQQMFACASEEAGKEQYDIPYFISGHPGSTLEDMVDLALWLKKNGKRPRQVQDFIPTPMAMATAMYYTGVDPLKMEPVYTAQGLREKRLQKALLLYWNPEHWPMAREALRLAGRSDLIGRGPHALVPSETPAEAARRQRTESDGREQDDAPPQRPGNTRSPGRSGARPRAR from the coding sequence ATGGCCCTCCCGACCCGCTACGCCCATCCCTTCCTGCCCATCACCCGTGCCGACATGCAGGCGCGCGGCTGGGAGCAGTGCGACATCATCATCGTGACGGGAGACGCGTACGTGGACCACCCGGCCTTCGGCCCGGTCCTCATCGCCCGCTTCCTCGAAGGCCGAGGCTTCAAGGTGGGGCTCATCCCCCAGCCGGACTGGCACTCGGCCGAGCCCTTCAAGGCCCTGGGTCCACCGCGCATGTTCTTCGGGGTGGCCGCCGGCAACCTCGACTCCATGCTCAACCGGCTGACGGCCCAGAAGAAGAACCGCTCCGAGGACCAGTACAGCCCCGGGGGCCGCACCAACTGCCGCCCCGACCGCGCCACCATCGTCTACGCGCAGCGCTGCCGTGAGGCCTACCCCGACGTCCCCATCATCCTCGGGGGCATCGAGGCCAGCCTCCGCCGCATCGCCCACTTCGACTACTGGAGCGAGAAGGTGCGCCGCTCCATCCTCTTCGACGCCAAGGCGGACCTGCTCGTCTTCGGCATGGGCGAGCGCCCCATCATGGAGGTCGCCGACCGCATGCGCCAAGGCGAGCGCATCGAGGACATCCGCGACGTGCGCGGCACCGCCTACCTCATCAACGACGAGCAGATGCGCGCCCACGAGGCTGACCCCGCCCGCCGCGCCGCGGACCGCAAGACGGTGGTCCTCCCCTCCTACGAGGCCGTCATCGCCGACAAGCAGGCCTTCGCGGTGATGAGCCGCGACTTCCAGATGGAGACCAACCCGGGCAACGCGCGCGCCCTCGCACAGCGCCACGGCAACCGCGCCATCTTCATGAACCCGCCCGCGCTCCCGCTCGAGGACGGCGTGGGTGACACCGGCGCCGGCCAGCGCACGGTGGCCATGGATGAGCTGTATGACCTGCCCTTCAACCGCGTCCCCCACCCGCTCTACAAGAACGAGGGCATCCCCGCGTACGAGACGGTGAAGCACTCCATCGTCCTCATGCGCGGCTGCTTCGGCGGCTGCACCTTCTGCTCCATCACCGAGCACGAAGGCCGCGTCATCCAGAGCCGCTCCGCGGAGAGCGTCCTGCGCGAGGTCCGCGCCCTGCGGCGCATGGGCGACTTCCGAGGCACCATCACCGACCTCGGCGGCCCCACCGCCAACATGTACAAGCTCAAGTGCAAGAGCGAGGACATCGAGAAGCGGTGCCGCAAGCTGTCCTGCGTCCACCCGGGCGTCTGCGAGAACCTCCAGACCGACCACGGCCCGCTCATCAGCCTGATGAAGGACGTGCGCGAAGAGGAAGGCGTCAAGCACGTCTTCATCGCCAGCGGCGTGCGCTACGACCTGGCCGAACGGTCGCCCGAGTACGTGAAGGAGCTCGCCGCACACCACGTGGGCGGACAGCTCTCCGTGGCGCCCGAGCACGTCTCGCCGCGCGTGCTGGAGAAGATGAAGAAGCCCGGCATCGAGAGCTTCGAGCGCTTCCAGCAGATGTTCGCCTGCGCCAGCGAGGAAGCCGGCAAGGAGCAGTACGACATCCCCTACTTCATCAGCGGCCACCCCGGCTCCACGCTGGAGGACATGGTGGACCTGGCGCTGTGGCTCAAGAAGAACGGCAAGCGCCCGCGACAGGTGCAGGACTTCATCCCCACGCCCATGGCCATGGCCACGGCCATGTACTACACGGGCGTCGACCCGCTGAAGATGGAGCCCGTCTACACGGCCCAGGGTCTGCGCGAGAAGCGGCTCCAGAAGGCGCTGCTCCTTTACTGGAACCCCGAGCACTGGCCCATGGCCCGCGAGGCCCTGCGACTTGCCGGACGTTCGGACCTCATCGGCCGAGGCCCCCACGCCCTCGTCCCGTCCGAGACTCCCGCCGAGGCGGCGCGAAGGCAGCGCACCGAGAGCGATGGCCGGGAGCAGGATGACGCCCCGCCCCAACGTCCGGGCAACACACGAAGCCCCGGGCGCTCCGGCGCACGGCCCCGCGCGCGCTGA